From a region of the Chlorocebus sabaeus isolate Y175 chromosome 23, mChlSab1.0.hap1, whole genome shotgun sequence genome:
- the GMCL2 gene encoding germ cell-less protein-like 2 — protein MGSSSSRVLRQPRRALAQQEQGARAGRSAGRPDPGDPAAGYGFCYCPGSHKSSGAFRYCRPDSERDEDEEERDEQQPLLHIPARKKLRSTSKYIYQTLFLNGENSDIKICALGEEWRLHKIYLCQSGYFSSMFSGSWKESSMNIIELEIPDQNIDVEALQVAFGSLYRDDVLIKPSRVVAILAAACMLQLDGLIQQCGETMKETITVKTVCGYYTSVGTYGLDSVKKKCLEWLLNNLMTHQNVKLFKELSINVMKQLIGSSNLFVMQVEMDVYTALKKWMFLQLVPSWNGSLKQLLTETDVWFSKQRKDFEGMAFLETEQGKPFVSVFRHLRLQYIISDLASARIIEQDAIVPSEWLSSVYKQQWFAMLRAEQDSEVGPQEIDKEELEGNSMRCGRKLAKDGEYCWCWTGFNFGFDLLVTYTNRCVIFKRNTLNQPCSRSVSLQPQRSIAFRLRLASFDSSGKLICNRTTGYQILILKKDQEQVVMNLDSRFLTFPLYICCNFLYISPEKRIENNHHPENPEN, from the coding sequence ATGGGATCGTCGAGCAGCCGGGTGCTGCGCCAGCCGAGGCGAGCCCTTGCCCAGCAGGAGCAGGGTGCCAGGGCGGGGCGCTCGGCCGGGAGGCCGGACCCTGGAGACCCTGCGGCGGGCTACGGCTTCTGTTACTGCCCGGGCAGTCACAAGAGCAGCGGGGCCTTCCGCTACTGTCGCCCTGACTCGGAGAGAGACGAGGATGAGGAGGAGAGGGACGAGCAGCAGCCGCTCCTCCACATCCCTGCAAGGAAAAAATTAAGGAGTACATCCAAATATATTTATCAAACATTATTTTTGAATGGTGAAAACAGTGACATTAAGATTTGTGCTCTAGGAGAAGAATGGCGAttacacaaaatatatttatgtcaATCTGGCTACTTTTCTAGTATGTTCAGTGGTTCTTGGAAAGAATCCAGCATGAATATTATTGAACTGGAGATTCCTGACCAGAACATTGATGTAGAAGCGCTGCAGGTTGCGTTTGGTTCACTGTATCGAGATGACGTGCTGATAAAGCCCAGTCGAGTTGTTGCCATTTTGGCAGCTGCTTGTATGCTGCAGTTGGATGGTTTAATACAGCAGTGTGGTGAGACGATGAAGGAGACAATTACTGTGAAAACTGTATGTGGCTATTACACATCAGTAGGGACCTATGGATTAGATTCCGTAAAGAAAAAGTGCCTTGAATGGCTTCTAAACAATTTGATGACTCACCAGAatgttaaactttttaaagaactcAGTATAAATGTCATGAAACAGCTCATTGGTTCATCTAACTTATTTGTGATGCAAGTGGAGATGGATGTATACACCGCTCTAAAAAAGTGGATGTTTCTTCAACTTGTGCCTTCTTGGAATGGATCTTTAAAACAGCTTTTGACAGAAACAGATGTCTGGTTTTCCAAACAGAGAAAAGATTTTGAAGGTATGGCCTTTCTTGAAACTGAACAAGGAAAACCATTTGTGTCAGTATTCAGACATTTAAGGTTACAATATATTATCAGTGACCTGGCTTCTGCAAGAATTATTGAACAAGATGCTATAGTACCTTCAGAATGGCTGTCTTCGGTGTATAAACAGCAGTGGTTTGCTATGCTGCGGGCCGAACAAGACAGTGAGGTAGGCCCTCAAGAAATCGATAAAGAAGAACTAGAGGGAAATAGCATGAGGTGTGGTAGAAAGCTTGCCAAAGACGGTGAATACTGCTGGTGTTGGACGGGTTTTAACTTTGGCTTTGACCTACTTGTAACTTACACCAATCGATGCGTCATTTTCAAACGCAATACACTCAATCAGCCATGTAGCAGGTCTGTCAGTTTACAGCCTCAAAGGAGCATAGCATTTAGATTACGTTTGGCTTCTTTTGATAGTAGTGGAAAACTAATATGTAATAGAACAACTGGCTATCAAATACTTATACTTAAAAAGGATCAGGAACAAGTGGTGATGAATTTGGACAGCAGGTTTCTGACCTTCCCTTTATATATCTGCTGTAACTTCTTGTATATATCGCCAgagaaaagaattgaaaataatcaTCACCCAGAAAATCCAGAAAACTGA